From Parafrankia irregularis, the proteins below share one genomic window:
- a CDS encoding Lrp/AsnC family transcriptional regulator, giving the protein MVHAYILIQTEVGKSAAVAKEIEQIPGVTQAEDVTGPYDVIVRAQASSVDDLGKLVMSRVQSVDGITRTLTCPVVHF; this is encoded by the coding sequence GTGGTACACGCGTATATCCTTATCCAGACTGAGGTCGGCAAATCGGCGGCGGTGGCCAAGGAGATCGAGCAGATCCCGGGGGTCACCCAGGCCGAGGATGTCACCGGTCCGTACGACGTCATCGTCCGCGCGCAGGCGTCGAGCGTAGACGACCTCGGCAAGCTGGTGATGTCCCGGGTCCAGTCGGTGGACGGCATCACCCGAACGCTGACATGTCCGGTGGTCCACTTCTGA
- the rpmB gene encoding 50S ribosomal protein L28 has product MSSVCDVCGKGPGFGMSVSHSHRRTRRRWNPNIQTVRAMVGRTPKRLNVCTSCLKAGKVTRG; this is encoded by the coding sequence GTGTCTTCGGTGTGTGACGTCTGCGGCAAGGGGCCGGGCTTCGGCATGTCGGTCTCCCACTCCCACCGGCGCACCCGCCGTCGCTGGAACCCCAACATCCAGACTGTTCGTGCGATGGTCGGCCGCACCCCCAAGCGGCTCAACGTCTGCACCTCGTGCCTGAAGGCGGGCAAGGTCACCCGCGGCTGA
- a CDS encoding lysophospholipid acyltransferase family protein has protein sequence MRRPWRGGPGITLAAAMILPLSRLLTRRRWSGQENIPASGGVILVANHLSTVDPPLLAHYVYATGRNPRFMATSELWEVPILRHVLASAGQIPVYRRDPSAQDALRDAIAALRAGRAVVIYPEGGITTDPDYWPSRSRTGVARLVLATGAPVIPVAQWGAQQIWGKDRRLRPLRRPEIRIHAGRAVDLARFAERSRMLPGNGATGRGDAAGGEAAGVEAVDVEVVDVEATGGAAVSVEATAGAAVDGGADSARLLREVTDAVMADLLVELERLRGEPCPRRPGLDQVLPVQPDAPAAAYPNPSRELAQPRDLAPGGGVGGDPAAPGERR, from the coding sequence ATGAGACGACCGTGGCGGGGCGGCCCCGGGATCACACTCGCCGCGGCAATGATCCTGCCGCTCTCGCGACTGCTGACCCGGCGGCGTTGGTCCGGTCAGGAGAACATCCCCGCTTCGGGTGGTGTCATCCTGGTCGCGAACCACCTCTCGACGGTGGACCCACCCCTGCTCGCGCACTATGTGTATGCCACCGGGCGTAACCCCCGGTTCATGGCGACTAGCGAGTTGTGGGAGGTTCCGATCCTGCGCCACGTGCTGGCGAGTGCCGGCCAGATTCCGGTGTACCGCCGGGATCCGAGCGCGCAGGATGCCTTGCGCGACGCGATCGCCGCGCTGCGGGCCGGGCGGGCCGTGGTCATCTATCCGGAAGGTGGGATCACCACCGATCCGGACTACTGGCCGAGCAGGTCCCGCACCGGTGTGGCGAGACTGGTCCTCGCCACGGGCGCGCCGGTCATCCCGGTGGCCCAGTGGGGTGCACAACAGATCTGGGGAAAGGACCGCCGGCTGCGGCCGCTCCGCCGCCCGGAGATCCGGATTCATGCTGGGAGAGCTGTGGATCTGGCTCGTTTCGCCGAACGGTCCCGCATGCTGCCTGGAAACGGGGCGACGGGCCGTGGCGATGCTGCCGGTGGTGAGGCCGCGGGCGTTGAGGCCGTGGACGTTGAGGTGGTGGACGTTGAGGCCACGGGTGGTGCGGCTGTGAGCGTTGAGGCCACGGCTGGTGCGGCTGTGGACGGCGGCGCCGACAGCGCGCGGCTGCTACGTGAGGTGACCGACGCGGTGATGGCGGATCTGCTCGTCGAGCTGGAGCGTCTGCGCGGCGAACCGTGCCCGCGGCGCCCCGGGCTCGATCAGGTCCTTCCCGTCCAGCCCGATGCCCCGGCCGCTGCGTACCCGAACCCGAGCCGGGAGCTGGCACAGCCCCGGGACCTGGCGCCCGGTGGCGGCGTCGGCGGGGATCCGGCCGCGCCGGGGGAGCGGCGGTGA
- a CDS encoding ATP-dependent DNA helicase RecG yields the protein MLDLDTPLKSVLGAKHASLLADELDLATVGDLLNHLPRRYHERGELTDLDGLVVGEIATVQARVTKVVKHKPRADWNTSNRRRESGRTEITVTDGRGELSLVFFNQQWRAKALTPGTTALFAGKVAEFRGRRQLIHPEVHMIDGPDSDDDAGDGQLGAAGGQLGELGVGVGGDDVAGELGEQASAVADFAGALVPIYPATAKLTSWKIARCLRLVLDSLRGLTDPLPESVRSRHRLVGLARAYQLIHRPGTRGDVAVARTRLKWDEALVVQIALAQRRRRVELVATQPRPGRAGGLLDAFDASLPFALTDGQREVSETIAAELAKAVPMHRLLQGEVGSGKTVVAVRAMLLAVDSGGQAVLLAPTETLAAQHHRSLLRLLGDQARAGELGVSGPATRVALLTGSMPARARRDTLAAIADGSVGLVVGTHALLGAGVTFHDLALVVVDEQHRFGVEQRDELRSRGRRPPHLLVMTATPIPRTVAMTVFGDLEVSVLNQLPSGRSPISTFVVPAVNTVLMGRMWGRVREEVAAGHQAYVVCPRVGEGPAGAGDPAGTEEPAPPEPGEPGQAGGQGPRDGGERVGATVAQTLPRLVAGELAGVRVEGLHGRMPAAARDDVMTRFAAGEVDVLVATTVIEVGVDVPNATVMIILDSDWFGVSQLHQLRGRVGRGSAPGICLLQTCVDATAPAAERLRAVASTSDGAELALLDLAQRREGDVLGAAQSGGRRSLRLLELLRDEDLIRSAREEAGAIVAADPELQSLPALHRLLADALDETSAAFLEKG from the coding sequence GTGCTCGATCTGGACACGCCGCTCAAGAGTGTGTTGGGCGCGAAACACGCGTCGCTGCTCGCGGACGAACTCGACCTGGCGACCGTCGGCGACCTGTTGAACCATCTGCCGCGGCGCTATCACGAGCGCGGGGAGCTCACCGACCTGGACGGTCTTGTGGTCGGTGAGATCGCCACGGTCCAGGCGCGGGTGACGAAGGTGGTGAAGCACAAGCCCCGGGCGGACTGGAACACCAGCAACCGCCGGCGCGAGAGCGGCCGCACGGAGATCACCGTTACCGACGGCCGAGGTGAGCTCTCCCTCGTCTTCTTCAACCAGCAGTGGCGTGCGAAGGCACTCACGCCCGGCACCACGGCGTTGTTCGCGGGCAAGGTCGCCGAGTTCCGCGGCCGCCGTCAGCTGATCCACCCGGAAGTGCACATGATCGACGGGCCGGACTCCGACGACGACGCGGGCGATGGCCAGCTCGGAGCGGCTGGTGGCCAGCTCGGCGAGCTCGGCGTGGGCGTTGGCGGCGATGATGTCGCGGGTGAGCTCGGCGAGCAGGCCTCGGCGGTGGCTGACTTCGCCGGCGCGCTGGTCCCGATCTATCCGGCCACGGCGAAGCTCACCAGCTGGAAGATCGCCCGTTGCCTGCGGCTTGTCCTCGACTCGCTCCGTGGGCTGACCGATCCGCTGCCGGAGTCCGTCCGTTCCCGGCACCGGCTGGTGGGCCTGGCGCGTGCCTACCAGCTCATCCATCGGCCCGGCACCCGCGGCGACGTCGCCGTCGCCCGCACCCGGCTCAAGTGGGACGAGGCCCTGGTCGTCCAGATAGCGCTGGCCCAGCGGCGGCGGCGGGTGGAGCTGGTCGCCACCCAGCCCCGGCCCGGCCGTGCCGGCGGGCTGCTCGACGCGTTCGACGCGAGCCTGCCCTTCGCTCTCACCGACGGCCAGCGGGAGGTCAGCGAGACCATCGCCGCGGAGCTGGCGAAGGCGGTCCCGATGCACCGCCTCCTGCAGGGGGAGGTCGGTTCCGGCAAGACGGTGGTGGCGGTCCGGGCGATGCTGCTCGCGGTCGACTCGGGCGGCCAGGCGGTTCTGCTGGCCCCCACCGAGACGCTCGCGGCCCAGCACCACCGGAGCCTGCTCAGGCTGCTCGGTGATCAGGCCCGGGCCGGCGAGCTCGGGGTGAGCGGCCCGGCGACGCGGGTTGCGCTGCTCACCGGGTCGATGCCCGCGCGGGCCCGGCGGGACACGCTCGCCGCGATCGCCGACGGGAGCGTCGGTCTCGTCGTCGGCACGCACGCGCTGCTGGGTGCGGGCGTCACCTTCCACGACCTCGCGCTGGTCGTGGTCGACGAGCAGCACCGGTTCGGCGTCGAGCAGCGTGACGAGCTTCGTTCCCGGGGCCGACGCCCACCGCACCTGCTGGTCATGACGGCGACCCCGATCCCGCGAACCGTCGCGATGACCGTCTTCGGTGACCTTGAGGTCTCCGTCCTGAACCAGCTTCCGTCCGGGCGTTCGCCGATCTCCACGTTCGTGGTGCCGGCGGTGAACACCGTGCTGATGGGCCGGATGTGGGGGCGGGTGCGGGAGGAGGTCGCCGCGGGGCACCAGGCGTACGTGGTGTGCCCTCGGGTCGGTGAGGGCCCGGCGGGCGCCGGGGATCCGGCGGGAACGGAGGAGCCGGCGCCTCCGGAACCGGGCGAGCCGGGTCAGGCGGGTGGCCAGGGGCCGCGTGACGGTGGTGAGCGGGTCGGCGCCACGGTCGCGCAGACGTTGCCCCGGCTGGTCGCGGGTGAGCTCGCCGGGGTGCGGGTCGAGGGCCTGCACGGGCGGATGCCCGCGGCGGCCCGGGACGATGTGATGACCCGCTTCGCCGCGGGTGAGGTCGATGTTCTCGTCGCGACGACGGTGATCGAGGTCGGTGTGGACGTGCCGAACGCGACCGTGATGATCATTCTTGATTCCGACTGGTTCGGCGTGTCCCAGCTGCACCAGCTCCGCGGCCGGGTGGGGCGGGGCAGTGCTCCGGGCATCTGCCTGCTCCAGACCTGCGTCGACGCCACGGCACCGGCCGCCGAGCGGCTGCGGGCGGTCGCCTCCACCTCGGACGGCGCCGAGCTGGCGCTGCTCGACCTGGCCCAGCGGCGGGAGGGCGACGTGCTGGGCGCGGCCCAGTCGGGTGGCCGGCGCTCCCTGCGTCTGCTCGAGCTTCTGCGGGACGAGGACCTCATCCGGTCGGCGCGCGAGGAGGCCGGTGCCATCGTCGCGGCGGATCCAGAGCTGCAGTCGCTGCCCGCGCTGCACCGCCTGCTTGCTGACGCCCTGGACGAGACCAGCGCCGCCTTCCTGGAAAAGGGCTGA
- a CDS encoding DUF3515 family protein, with translation MTGRPRLRLFRLAGPLVVAGAVSVSCGGPGPVSITGAPTPAVGDQAACAALIAALPDSLGAGLDRREVKPPVDSAAAYGAKPDAVLTCGATGVAASYRPTTVLSAIDEVGWFTEALGDRIRYSTPTRTPQVVLTLPAGQQAFEVLVALAPAVREHTEPTAGTEG, from the coding sequence GTGACAGGGAGGCCGCGGCTTCGTCTGTTCCGCCTCGCCGGTCCGCTCGTCGTCGCCGGGGCGGTGTCCGTTTCCTGCGGTGGTCCGGGGCCGGTTTCGATCACCGGGGCACCGACCCCGGCGGTCGGAGACCAGGCGGCCTGCGCCGCGCTGATCGCGGCGCTGCCCGATTCGCTCGGCGCAGGCCTGGATCGCCGGGAGGTGAAGCCTCCCGTCGACAGCGCGGCCGCCTACGGAGCGAAGCCGGATGCTGTTCTCACCTGTGGTGCAACAGGTGTCGCGGCCAGCTACCGGCCGACCACGGTGCTTTCCGCGATCGACGAGGTCGGCTGGTTCACCGAGGCCCTCGGTGACCGGATCAGGTACTCGACGCCGACCAGGACCCCCCAGGTGGTGCTGACACTGCCGGCGGGCCAACAGGCCTTCGAGGTCCTGGTCGCGCTGGCGCCGGCCGTGCGGGAGCACACCGAGCCCACCGCGGGCACGGAGGGTTAG
- a CDS encoding NAD(P)H-dependent glycerol-3-phosphate dehydrogenase — MRRAAVLTAGSWGTVFAKVLADAGARVTLVARDREVADSINGRHVNPRYLDGVRLPDQVRATVRPEQALRDAELVVLAVPSHALRSCLLDWAPMVGPGAVYVSLMKGMEAVTSHRMSEVIAQTAGVGPDRIAVVSGPNLAREIAVEHPAATVVASSSAATAHQVQSACWTPYLRPYTNGDVVGCELGGAVKNVIALAAGMLEGMGFGTNSQASLIARGLAETMRLGAALGAEPMTFAGLAGLGDLVATCGSPLSRNRTFGERLGRGMTLEQVLAQQLQVAEGVRSCRPLLALAEGLGVSMPITRQVERVLYEGLPPLEAVKDLMSHEPGPEYRPR, encoded by the coding sequence GTGAGGCGCGCGGCGGTGCTCACCGCGGGTTCCTGGGGCACGGTCTTCGCGAAGGTGCTGGCCGACGCGGGTGCGCGCGTCACTCTGGTCGCCCGGGACCGGGAGGTCGCGGACTCCATCAACGGCCGTCATGTGAACCCCCGGTACCTCGACGGCGTCCGGCTTCCTGACCAGGTGCGCGCCACGGTGCGGCCGGAACAGGCGTTGCGTGACGCCGAACTGGTGGTTCTGGCGGTGCCGTCGCACGCGCTGCGGTCCTGCCTGCTCGACTGGGCGCCGATGGTGGGGCCGGGGGCCGTCTACGTCAGCCTGATGAAGGGCATGGAAGCCGTCACCAGCCACCGGATGAGCGAGGTGATCGCGCAGACGGCCGGCGTGGGCCCCGATCGCATCGCCGTCGTCAGCGGTCCGAACCTGGCGCGCGAGATCGCCGTCGAGCACCCCGCCGCCACCGTGGTGGCCAGTTCCTCGGCGGCCACCGCGCACCAGGTCCAGAGCGCCTGCTGGACGCCCTACCTTCGGCCCTACACCAACGGCGACGTCGTCGGCTGCGAGCTCGGCGGGGCGGTGAAGAACGTGATCGCCCTCGCGGCCGGGATGCTGGAGGGCATGGGCTTCGGCACCAACAGCCAGGCCTCGCTGATCGCCCGCGGGCTGGCCGAGACGATGCGGCTCGGCGCCGCGCTCGGCGCCGAGCCGATGACGTTCGCCGGGCTCGCCGGGCTCGGTGACCTGGTCGCCACCTGCGGATCCCCGCTCTCCCGGAACCGGACCTTCGGTGAGCGGCTCGGCCGTGGGATGACGTTGGAGCAGGTGCTGGCGCAGCAGCTCCAGGTCGCCGAGGGCGTGCGGTCCTGCCGGCCGCTGCTGGCGCTGGCCGAAGGCCTCGGAGTGTCGATGCCGATCACCCGCCAGGTCGAGCGGGTGCTCTATGAGGGCCTGCCACCGCTGGAGGCCGTCAAGGACCTGATGAGCCACGAGCCCGGCCCGGAGTACCGCCCCCGCTAG
- the murA gene encoding UDP-N-acetylglucosamine 1-carboxyvinyltransferase, which produces MRETGSGLTTPAGSGDSTVSGPGAAAGRHPFPDPHWYTIAGGAPLTGSVEVSGAKNSVTKLLVATLLTPEPCTLTRVPRIVEVDVVLGMLAELGTQVEWLDAQTVRVATPTIVDASLSEAYSGVNRIPILMMGPLLHRVGEAVVPLPGGCRIGKRPVDFHLVGLRAMGAEIIEQLRSVEVKTLGLHGAQVTLPFPSVGATENLLLAAVRAKGTTVISNAAVEPEIIDLILFLQQMGALVDVEVDRTIVVQGVESLHGAHHAPIPDRIEVASFAAAAVATNGRVDVVGARQEHVATFLNHLRRLGGEFEVSQHGLTFYRARELTATHVQTDVHPGYMTDWQQPLTVLLTQAKGASVIHETIYEDRFGYTRQLNEMGADIALSTSCLGGKACRFASRDFEHSAVVSGPTPLRAADLEIPDLRAGFAYVMAALVAEGSSLIRGTRFLERGYEDPVGKLRSIGALIETRPADAVQPTPPATAS; this is translated from the coding sequence GTGAGGGAAACCGGTTCCGGTCTGACCACTCCCGCGGGTTCGGGCGACAGCACCGTTTCCGGCCCCGGCGCGGCTGCCGGCAGGCACCCCTTCCCGGACCCGCACTGGTACACGATCGCCGGCGGCGCACCGCTCACCGGCTCCGTCGAGGTCTCCGGAGCCAAGAACTCGGTCACCAAGCTCCTCGTCGCCACCCTGCTCACTCCGGAGCCGTGCACCCTCACCAGGGTCCCACGCATCGTCGAGGTGGACGTCGTCCTCGGCATGCTGGCGGAGCTGGGGACGCAGGTCGAATGGCTGGACGCGCAGACGGTGCGGGTGGCGACACCGACGATCGTCGACGCCTCCCTCTCGGAGGCCTACTCCGGCGTCAACCGCATTCCCATCCTGATGATGGGTCCGTTGCTGCACCGGGTGGGCGAGGCCGTCGTCCCGCTCCCCGGCGGGTGCCGCATCGGCAAGCGCCCGGTCGACTTCCACCTGGTCGGGCTGCGCGCCATGGGTGCCGAGATCATCGAGCAGCTCCGGTCCGTCGAGGTCAAGACGCTCGGCCTGCACGGGGCGCAGGTAACCCTGCCGTTCCCGAGCGTCGGGGCCACGGAGAACCTTTTGCTGGCCGCGGTCCGGGCCAAGGGCACCACGGTGATCTCCAACGCCGCGGTGGAACCCGAGATCATCGACCTGATCCTTTTCCTGCAGCAGATGGGCGCGCTGGTCGATGTCGAGGTCGACCGCACGATCGTGGTGCAGGGTGTCGAGTCGCTGCACGGCGCGCACCACGCCCCGATCCCGGACCGGATCGAGGTCGCGTCCTTCGCGGCCGCGGCGGTCGCGACGAACGGCCGGGTGGACGTCGTGGGAGCACGCCAGGAGCACGTGGCGACGTTCCTGAACCACCTGCGCCGCCTGGGCGGGGAGTTCGAGGTCAGCCAGCACGGCCTGACCTTCTACCGGGCACGTGAGCTCACCGCCACCCATGTGCAGACCGACGTCCACCCGGGCTACATGACCGACTGGCAGCAGCCGTTGACGGTGCTGCTCACCCAGGCCAAGGGTGCGTCGGTCATCCACGAGACGATCTACGAGGACCGGTTCGGCTACACCCGCCAGCTCAACGAGATGGGTGCCGACATCGCACTGTCCACCAGCTGCCTCGGTGGCAAGGCCTGCCGGTTCGCCTCCCGGGACTTCGAGCACTCGGCCGTCGTCAGCGGGCCGACCCCGCTGCGCGCCGCCGATCTGGAGATTCCCGACCTGCGGGCCGGCTTCGCCTACGTGATGGCCGCCCTGGTCGCCGAGGGGTCGAGCCTGATCCGCGGAACCCGCTTCCTGGAACGCGGCTACGAGGACCCGGTCGGGAAGCTGCGTTCGATCGGCGCCCTGATCGAGACCCGGCCCGCGGACGCCGTCCAGCCCACGCCGCCGGCCACGGCCTCCTGA
- the cofC gene encoding 2-phospho-L-lactate guanylyltransferase — protein sequence MQSAETMPPWVVLVPLKPLQAAKSRLDHPDRGALALAMALDTTAAILDVDAEVVGSVIVVTDDPSAREALADLAKAYPAATSTSTSTSVAVAVDVDVDLHRPGRPDGSVRRVGRLLVAADEPRSGLNPAFAHAAALARRLHPGWGTAALSADLPALRPQELRRALTVAPSTGHAVLADAVGTGTVLLSAAPGTELRPRFGSGSFRAHRDAGATDLTGILRDQVPGLRRDVDTVSDLADARALGLGPATRRVLKADPSPRSAA from the coding sequence GTGCAGTCCGCCGAGACGATGCCGCCATGGGTCGTGCTGGTACCGCTGAAACCGCTGCAGGCCGCGAAGTCCCGGCTCGACCATCCCGATCGCGGCGCGCTGGCCCTGGCGATGGCGCTGGACACCACCGCGGCCATCCTCGACGTCGACGCCGAGGTGGTGGGCTCGGTCATCGTCGTCACCGACGACCCTTCGGCCCGCGAAGCCCTGGCCGACCTCGCGAAGGCGTACCCCGCCGCCACGTCCACGTCCACGTCCACGTCGGTGGCAGTGGCGGTGGACGTCGACGTCGACCTCCACCGCCCCGGCAGGCCCGACGGATCCGTGAGGCGGGTGGGACGTCTGCTGGTAGCCGCGGACGAGCCGCGCAGCGGGCTTAACCCGGCGTTCGCGCATGCCGCGGCACTCGCCCGGCGGCTGCATCCGGGATGGGGGACGGCGGCCCTCTCCGCGGACCTGCCCGCGCTGCGGCCACAGGAGCTGCGCCGTGCGCTGACGGTCGCGCCGTCGACCGGCCACGCCGTGCTCGCGGACGCCGTCGGCACCGGCACCGTGCTGCTCAGCGCGGCGCCCGGCACCGAGCTGCGCCCGCGGTTCGGGTCAGGCAGCTTCCGGGCGCACCGCGACGCGGGAGCCACCGACCTCACCGGGATCCTGCGCGACCAGGTTCCCGGGCTGCGCCGCGATGTCGACACGGTCTCCGATCTGGCTGACGCCCGCGCACTCGGGCTGGGCCCGGCGACGAGGCGGGTGCTGAAGGCCGACCCGTCGCCGCGCAGCGCGGCGTGA
- the thiD gene encoding bifunctional hydroxymethylpyrimidine kinase/phosphomethylpyrimidine kinase: MTPAVPPDAAPPRVLTIAGSDSGGGAGIQADLKTMLALGVHGMSAVVSVTAQNSVGVHGVWDLPPEAVRAQIRAVTEDIGLDAVKTGMLSSAALVETVAQELATMSVPSVVDPVGVSKHGNPLLATDAVDVLRRELLPRATIVTPNLDEVRLLTGVDVVDETGLRRAADALLALGPTWVLVKGGHLPGDAVDLLTDGSASYELRSPRLPRIHTHGTGCTLASAIAARLACGDDVPSAVRAAKTYVTGALAAGFPLGAGIGPVDHAYLTRRPAQALGPTRETEPAEPVRPMASSD; this comes from the coding sequence ATGACCCCAGCAGTACCGCCGGATGCCGCCCCGCCGCGGGTGCTGACCATCGCCGGCTCCGATTCCGGCGGCGGCGCTGGCATCCAGGCGGACCTGAAGACGATGCTCGCACTCGGTGTGCATGGCATGAGCGCCGTTGTGTCGGTCACCGCACAGAACTCGGTCGGCGTGCACGGCGTCTGGGACCTCCCTCCTGAAGCGGTCCGGGCGCAGATCCGCGCCGTCACCGAGGACATCGGCCTGGACGCGGTCAAGACGGGGATGCTCTCCTCCGCCGCCCTCGTCGAGACCGTGGCGCAGGAGCTGGCCACGATGTCCGTGCCGAGCGTCGTCGACCCGGTCGGCGTCTCCAAGCACGGCAACCCGCTGCTGGCCACCGACGCGGTGGACGTCCTGCGTCGCGAGCTGCTGCCCCGCGCCACCATCGTCACCCCGAACCTGGACGAGGTGCGACTGCTGACCGGCGTCGACGTCGTCGACGAGACGGGCCTGCGCCGCGCCGCCGACGCCCTGCTGGCCCTCGGGCCGACCTGGGTGCTCGTCAAGGGCGGCCACCTGCCCGGCGACGCGGTCGATCTGCTCACCGACGGCTCAGCCAGCTACGAGCTGCGCTCTCCTCGTCTGCCCCGCATCCACACGCATGGCACCGGCTGCACTCTCGCCTCGGCGATCGCGGCCCGCCTGGCCTGCGGTGATGACGTACCCTCCGCGGTCAGGGCCGCCAAGACCTACGTGACCGGGGCGCTCGCCGCGGGCTTCCCCCTCGGGGCGGGCATCGGCCCGGTGGACCACGCCTACCTGACCCGGCGGCCGGCCCAGGCCCTCGGCCCCACCCGCGAGACCGAGCCGGCGGAGCCCGTGAGACCAATGGCGTCGTCTGATTGA
- a CDS encoding cyclase family protein produces the protein MSTPRAAAVSRGGLDELTVVSLAHIHDPATTPIFPGDPEFTLTTAATINEDGYYLQQVSCGEHTGTHWGAPGHFEPGGALADDLSPADLFLPAVRVDVRAAAAADPDYRVTLGDLAAFEREHGRIPAGAAVIAWTGWADRWGTPAYANLDRHGRLRQPGFGLDAVRWLIGTGRLGRRGALGSDTFGPDPGSDETFAVSRELFHEHRISLENLTNLAALPPAGAWVLAGGTVNRAGSGSAATVFGLVPPRPRDGGRRRRTTRTIRHQDGRRHR, from the coding sequence GTGAGCACCCCGCGCGCCGCGGCGGTCTCCCGCGGCGGGCTCGACGAGCTCACGGTGGTGAGCCTCGCCCACATCCATGATCCGGCGACGACGCCGATCTTCCCGGGGGACCCGGAGTTCACGCTGACCACCGCGGCGACGATCAACGAGGACGGCTACTACCTGCAGCAGGTGAGTTGCGGTGAGCACACCGGAACGCACTGGGGGGCACCCGGCCACTTCGAGCCCGGTGGCGCCCTCGCCGACGACCTCAGCCCCGCGGACCTCTTCCTGCCCGCCGTGCGGGTCGACGTCCGGGCCGCCGCGGCCGCGGACCCCGACTACCGGGTGACGCTGGGCGACCTGGCGGCCTTCGAGCGCGAGCATGGCCGGATTCCCGCCGGGGCCGCCGTCATCGCCTGGACGGGCTGGGCCGACCGCTGGGGCACCCCCGCCTACGCGAACCTGGACCGGCACGGCCGCCTGCGCCAGCCGGGCTTCGGCCTGGACGCCGTCCGCTGGCTGATCGGCACCGGACGGCTCGGGCGACGGGGCGCTCTGGGCTCGGACACCTTCGGCCCGGATCCGGGCTCGGACGAGACATTCGCGGTCTCCAGGGAGCTCTTCCACGAACACCGCATATCCCTGGAGAACCTGACCAATCTCGCGGCGCTTCCCCCAGCCGGTGCCTGGGTGCTGGCCGGGGGCACCGTCAACCGGGCCGGCTCCGGCTCCGCCGCCACGGTGTTCGGCCTGGTCCCGCCCCGCCCGCGCGACGGCGGCCGGCGCAGGCGAACCACACGAACCATCCGCCATCAGGATGGTCGACGCCACCGCTGA
- a CDS encoding D-alanine--D-alanine ligase family protein, which translates to MGASTRRVRLVLLFGGRSTEHAISCVSAGGVLRALDRSRYDVIPVGIDPEGRWVVLPEDSPVLTAVSADLPTVNAADGIEVTLTPDPTRPRLLVSDPSSPLRDLGTVDVVFPLLHGPFGEDGTIQGLLEMSGLPYVGSGVFASATSMDKQHMKRILAASGLPVGPYTVVRPGQTLSETERERLGLPVFVKPARGGSSIGISRVDAWADLDTAFKAARSSDPKVLVEAAIVGREIECGVLDRLDGSGPEASVPAEITVTSSAGFYDFEAKYVSDGARLDVPAQLPDELTERVRATATAAYEALDCAGLARVDMFVTPAGDIVLNEVNTMPGFTSTSMFPQVWAASGLDFAALTDRLVQLALRDGSGLR; encoded by the coding sequence ATGGGAGCCTCCACTCGCAGGGTTCGACTCGTCCTGCTGTTCGGCGGGCGTAGCACCGAGCACGCCATCTCGTGTGTGTCGGCCGGCGGAGTCCTGCGGGCTCTGGACCGGTCCCGTTATGACGTGATTCCGGTCGGCATCGACCCCGAGGGCCGCTGGGTGGTGCTGCCCGAGGACAGTCCCGTCCTCACCGCCGTCAGCGCGGACCTGCCCACCGTGAACGCGGCGGACGGCATCGAGGTCACGCTCACCCCGGATCCGACCAGGCCCCGGCTGCTCGTGTCCGACCCGTCCTCGCCGCTGCGCGATCTGGGGACCGTCGACGTCGTCTTCCCCCTCCTGCACGGCCCGTTCGGCGAGGACGGCACCATCCAGGGCCTGCTGGAAATGAGCGGCCTGCCCTATGTCGGTTCCGGCGTGTTCGCCAGCGCCACCTCCATGGACAAGCAGCACATGAAGCGCATCCTCGCCGCCAGCGGGCTGCCCGTCGGCCCCTACACGGTCGTGCGGCCCGGGCAGACGCTCTCGGAGACCGAACGCGAGCGGCTCGGGCTGCCGGTCTTCGTCAAGCCCGCACGCGGCGGCTCCAGCATCGGCATCAGCCGGGTGGACGCCTGGGCGGATCTCGACACCGCGTTCAAGGCCGCCCGGTCCAGTGATCCCAAGGTGCTCGTGGAGGCGGCGATCGTCGGCCGCGAGATCGAATGCGGTGTGCTCGACCGACTCGACGGCTCCGGGCCCGAGGCCAGCGTGCCCGCCGAGATCACCGTGACGTCGTCTGCGGGGTTCTACGACTTCGAGGCCAAGTACGTCTCCGACGGGGCTCGCCTCGACGTACCGGCCCAGCTGCCCGACGAGCTCACCGAACGGGTGCGTGCCACGGCGACGGCTGCCTACGAGGCCCTCGACTGCGCCGGCCTGGCCCGTGTCGACATGTTCGTCACGCCCGCGGGCGACATCGTTCTCAACGAGGTCAACACCATGCCCGGGTTCACCTCGACCTCGATGTTCCCGCAGGTGTGGGCGGCCAGCGGTCTCGACTTCGCAGCTCTCACCGACCGCCTCGTCCAGCTGGCCCTGCGCGATGGTTCCGGGCTGCGCTGA